A single Cucumis melo cultivar AY chromosome 4, USDA_Cmelo_AY_1.0, whole genome shotgun sequence DNA region contains:
- the LOC103489801 gene encoding uncharacterized protein LOC103489801 isoform X2, translating to MGVMVGAISSGQIAEYIGRKGEIKVLKFLGFMWNPLSWVMEAAAITTVTLANGGENLALLTAAFCLLVFETRDLFRSRRFTLMPMTIVRRRKRQGRFSKYRDLYVCL from the exons ATGGGTGTCATGGTTGGGGCTATTTCTAGTGGACAGATAGCCGAATACATTGGTCGAAAAGGA GAGATTAAGGTTTTGAAGTTCTTGGGATTTATGTGGAACCCTCTCTCATGGGTCATGGAAGCTGCAGCTATAACGACTGTTACTTTAGCTAACGGAGGA GAGAACCTCGCATTGCTCACTGCAGCTTTCTGTTTGTTAGTGTTTGAGACCAGGGATTTGTTCAGGAGCAGAAGGTTCACGTTGATGCCTATGACAATTGTAAGAAGGCGGAAAAGGCAGGGAAGATTTTCGAAGTACAGGGACTTGTATGTATGCCTTTGA
- the LOC103489801 gene encoding ATPase 7, plasma membrane-type-like isoform X3 — protein MGVMVGAISSGQIAEYIGRKGEIKVLKFLGFMWNPLSWVMEAAAITTVTLANGGEVAEYDDLKKSIVSYLIKREPRIAHCSFLFVSV, from the exons ATGGGTGTCATGGTTGGGGCTATTTCTAGTGGACAGATAGCCGAATACATTGGTCGAAAAGGA GAGATTAAGGTTTTGAAGTTCTTGGGATTTATGTGGAACCCTCTCTCATGGGTCATGGAAGCTGCAGCTATAACGACTGTTACTTTAGCTAACGGAGGA GAGGTAGCGGAGTACGACGATTTGAAGAAGAGTATAGTAAGCTACCTTATAAAAC GAGAACCTCGCATTGCTCACTGCAGCTTTCTGTTTGTTAGTGTTTGA
- the LOC103489801 gene encoding ATPase 10, plasma membrane-type-like isoform X1, translated as MGVMVGAISSGQIAEYIGRKGEIKVLKFLGFMWNPLSWVMEAAAITTVTLANGGEVAEYDDLKKSIVSYLIKLFETRDLFRSRRFTLMPMTIVRRRKRQGRFSKYRDLYVCL; from the exons ATGGGTGTCATGGTTGGGGCTATTTCTAGTGGACAGATAGCCGAATACATTGGTCGAAAAGGA GAGATTAAGGTTTTGAAGTTCTTGGGATTTATGTGGAACCCTCTCTCATGGGTCATGGAAGCTGCAGCTATAACGACTGTTACTTTAGCTAACGGAGGA GAGGTAGCGGAGTACGACGATTTGAAGAAGAGTATAGTAAGCTACCTTATAAAAC TGTTTGAGACCAGGGATTTGTTCAGGAGCAGAAGGTTCACGTTGATGCCTATGACAATTGTAAGAAGGCGGAAAAGGCAGGGAAGATTTTCGAAGTACAGGGACTTGTATGTATGCCTTTGA